Proteins co-encoded in one Paracoccus aestuarii genomic window:
- a CDS encoding substrate-binding domain-containing protein → MKLTLRQLQGVSDGMRMTTLKDIGTALGLSVTTVSRALNDFPEVSAQTRDRVRAAAERLGYQANRSAQRLATGRSGMVGMIVKTSADYRADQTFMEILVGMSAALAARDTDLVLAVDQGRDPVEPYRRMLGRDLLDGFILNAPVTHDPRISFLNERGIPLVVHGRDRVDADYPFFTIDNHAVAAESVQLLAALGHRRIAYLNGPEQYSYAARRAQGYRAAMAQAGLPVLEGALTHDPPTAAAGYRQALSLLAGQRGAPPTAFICGSLLLAEGVMHATVDLGLAVPRDVSVMAHDDGLPMLSASSFTPALTVTHAALHDACVPLANALVDLIGGADPMSLQVLNRAELIVRDSTGPAPETGRTPWP, encoded by the coding sequence ATGAAACTGACCTTGCGGCAGTTGCAGGGCGTTTCGGACGGGATGCGGATGACGACGCTGAAGGATATCGGGACCGCGCTCGGCCTGTCGGTGACCACGGTCAGCCGGGCGCTGAACGATTTCCCCGAAGTGTCGGCGCAGACGCGCGACCGGGTGCGTGCGGCGGCCGAAAGGCTGGGCTATCAGGCCAATCGCAGCGCGCAGCGGCTGGCCACGGGCCGGTCGGGCATGGTCGGCATGATCGTCAAGACCAGCGCCGATTACCGCGCCGACCAGACCTTCATGGAGATCCTGGTGGGCATGTCGGCGGCGCTGGCCGCGCGCGACACGGATCTGGTCCTGGCCGTCGATCAGGGCCGTGACCCGGTCGAACCCTATCGCCGGATGCTGGGGCGCGACCTTCTGGACGGCTTCATTCTGAACGCGCCCGTGACCCATGACCCGCGTATCAGCTTTCTGAACGAACGCGGCATCCCGCTGGTCGTGCATGGCCGTGACCGGGTGGATGCGGATTACCCGTTCTTCACCATTGACAACCATGCGGTCGCCGCGGAATCGGTCCAGCTGCTGGCGGCCTTGGGCCATCGGCGCATCGCCTATCTGAACGGCCCGGAACAGTATTCCTATGCCGCGCGCCGCGCCCAAGGCTATCGGGCGGCCATGGCGCAGGCCGGCCTGCCGGTGCTGGAGGGCGCGCTGACCCATGATCCGCCCACGGCGGCGGCGGGCTATCGCCAGGCGCTGTCGCTGCTGGCCGGCCAGCGGGGCGCGCCGCCCACGGCCTTCATCTGCGGATCGCTGCTGCTGGCCGAGGGGGTGATGCATGCTACCGTCGATCTGGGCCTTGCCGTGCCGCGCGACGTGTCGGTGATGGCCCATGACGACGGCCTGCCGATGCTCAGCGCCAGCAGCTTCACGCCCGCGCTGACCGTGACCCATGCGGCGCTGCACGATGCCTGCGTGCCGCTGGCCAATGCCCTGGTCGATCTGATCGGCGGGGCCGACCCCATGTCATTGCAGGTCCTGAACCGCGCCGAGCTGATCGTGCGCGATTCGACCGGACCCGCCCCGGAAACAGGAAGAACCCCATGGCCCTAG
- a CDS encoding alpha-amylase family glycosyl hydrolase, whose protein sequence is MQGREWWRDAVIYQVYPRSFQDSDGDGIGDLQGIIRRLPHIASLGADCIWLSPVFLSPQKDMGYDVSDYCDIDPLFGTLADFDALIAAAHGVGMRVITDQVLSHSSDQHPWFRESRASRDNPKADWYVWADPMPDGSPPTNWHSHFGGPAWEFDATRGQYYLHNFLASQPDLNFHNPGVQEAILATCEFWLQRGLDGFRLDTVNYYVHDALLRSNPPAEARPQVMATDLYGMQRNIYNKSRPENLAFLRRLRQLTDRHDDIMMVGEVGEMGDRSIELMAEYTAGRDHLHMAYSFAMLSPDFTAAHFRRCIEGFQTGAPDGHPYWSFSNHDVPRHPSRWADHAVDHDAMARLSCAMLMAFEGTIGIYQGEELGQEETALDYHELTDAQALRFWPAVKGRDGCRTPMVWEADAPHAGFSTGTPWLPVKAPQLARAVDRQQADPDSVLNFYRRAIAFRKASPALSGGRTTFLDLPEPVLAFRRAAADQVLTCVFNLSPAPIVLGLTGDAALAGPHAATLAGGRLRLPGNGFALLDHDGALALDIKTFEHAD, encoded by the coding sequence GTGCAGGGACGGGAATGGTGGCGCGACGCTGTGATCTATCAGGTCTATCCGCGGTCCTTTCAGGACTCGGATGGCGACGGCATCGGCGATCTGCAGGGGATCATCCGCCGCCTGCCGCATATCGCCTCCCTGGGGGCGGACTGCATCTGGCTGTCGCCAGTCTTTCTGTCGCCGCAGAAGGACATGGGCTATGACGTGTCCGATTACTGCGACATCGACCCGCTCTTCGGGACGCTGGCCGATTTCGACGCGCTGATCGCGGCGGCGCATGGCGTGGGGATGCGGGTCATCACCGACCAGGTGCTGAGCCACAGCTCGGACCAGCATCCCTGGTTCCGCGAAAGCCGCGCCAGCCGCGACAATCCCAAGGCCGACTGGTATGTCTGGGCGGACCCGATGCCCGACGGATCGCCGCCCACGAACTGGCACAGCCATTTCGGCGGTCCCGCTTGGGAATTCGACGCGACGCGCGGCCAGTATTACCTGCACAACTTCCTGGCCTCGCAGCCGGACCTGAACTTTCACAATCCCGGTGTGCAGGAGGCGATCCTGGCCACCTGCGAATTCTGGTTGCAGCGCGGGCTGGACGGGTTCCGGCTGGACACGGTCAACTACTATGTCCATGACGCCCTGCTGCGGTCGAACCCGCCGGCCGAAGCCAGGCCCCAGGTCATGGCGACCGACCTCTATGGGATGCAGCGCAACATCTACAACAAGAGCCGCCCCGAGAACCTGGCCTTCCTGCGCCGCCTGCGCCAGCTGACCGACCGCCATGACGACATCATGATGGTGGGCGAGGTCGGCGAGATGGGCGACCGCTCGATCGAGCTGATGGCCGAATACACGGCCGGGCGCGACCATCTGCACATGGCCTATTCCTTCGCCATGCTGTCGCCGGACTTCACCGCCGCGCATTTCCGCCGCTGCATCGAGGGGTTCCAGACGGGCGCGCCGGACGGGCATCCCTATTGGTCCTTCTCGAACCATGACGTGCCGCGCCACCCGTCGCGTTGGGCGGATCACGCGGTGGATCACGACGCCATGGCGCGGCTGAGCTGCGCGATGCTGATGGCCTTCGAGGGCACGATCGGCATCTATCAGGGCGAGGAGCTGGGCCAGGAGGAAACGGCGCTGGATTATCACGAGCTGACCGATGCGCAGGCGCTGCGCTTCTGGCCGGCGGTCAAGGGGCGCGACGGCTGCCGCACCCCCATGGTCTGGGAGGCCGACGCCCCCCATGCGGGCTTTTCGACCGGCACGCCCTGGCTGCCGGTCAAGGCGCCCCAGCTGGCCCGCGCCGTGGACCGCCAGCAGGCCGATCCGGACAGCGTGCTGAATTTCTATCGCCGCGCCATCGCCTTCCGCAAGGCCAGCCCCGCCCTGTCCGGCGGCAGGACGACCTTTCTTGACCTGCCCGAGCCGGTCCTGGCCTTCCGCCGGGCGGCGGCGGATCAGGTGCTGACCTGCGTCTTCAACCTGTCGCCCGCGCCCATCGTGCTGGGGCTGACGGGGGATGCGGCGCTGGCCGGCCCCCATGCCGCGACGCTGGCGGGCGGGCGGCTGCGGCTGCCCGGAAACGGGTTCGCCCTGCTGGATCATGACGGCGCGCTGGCGCTGGACATCAAGACATTCGAACACGCCGATTGA
- the malE gene encoding maltose/maltodextrin ABC transporter substrate-binding protein MalE — protein MTRILGLTGLLLCTATPVLALQDGLILIWTGANRDRQALEAAVQPFVEDYGIPVSVEVVDPDLAQKFQQAASTGDGPDIVMWAHDRFGEWASGGLIAPVQPSAGWAEGILGSAMEAMQFDNATWGYPVSVEAVHLIYNTDLIDTPPASFDDLIAMDHDGAKILWDYTNAYFSMPLLMANGGYAFRKVDGSYDGTETGVNNEGAIQGGEMLRRLIDEGVMPTGVDYGIMDGAMNRGDVAMVLNGPWAWSTLAESGINFAVAPIPTVGDAVTTPFVGVQAMALNAASPNRDLAVELLENYLLTEEGLATWNANGALGALADESAAAAQDDANIAGMLEIAATGVPMPSNAEMGAYWAAMQPALTNIVTGAQTAEAALNDAAARILGER, from the coding sequence ATGACACGCATCCTTGGCCTGACGGGCCTGCTTTTGTGCACCGCCACCCCGGTCCTTGCGCTGCAGGACGGGCTGATCCTGATCTGGACGGGCGCCAATCGCGACCGCCAGGCGCTGGAGGCCGCCGTGCAGCCCTTCGTCGAGGATTACGGCATACCCGTCTCGGTCGAGGTGGTGGACCCGGACCTGGCGCAGAAGTTCCAGCAGGCGGCCTCGACGGGCGACGGGCCGGATATCGTGATGTGGGCGCATGACCGTTTCGGCGAATGGGCATCGGGCGGGCTGATCGCGCCGGTCCAGCCCTCGGCGGGCTGGGCCGAGGGGATCCTGGGATCCGCGATGGAGGCGATGCAGTTCGACAACGCGACCTGGGGCTATCCGGTCAGCGTCGAGGCGGTGCACCTGATCTACAACACCGACCTGATCGACACGCCGCCCGCATCCTTCGACGATCTGATCGCGATGGATCATGACGGCGCCAAGATCCTGTGGGACTACACCAACGCCTATTTCTCGATGCCCCTGCTGATGGCCAATGGCGGCTATGCCTTCCGGAAGGTCGACGGATCCTATGACGGGACCGAGACGGGGGTGAACAATGAAGGCGCCATCCAGGGCGGCGAGATGCTGCGCCGCCTGATCGACGAGGGCGTGATGCCCACCGGGGTCGATTACGGCATCATGGACGGGGCGATGAACCGCGGCGACGTGGCAATGGTGCTGAACGGCCCCTGGGCCTGGTCCACCTTGGCCGAATCCGGCATCAACTTTGCCGTCGCGCCGATCCCGACGGTGGGCGATGCGGTGACGACGCCCTTCGTGGGGGTCCAGGCCATGGCGCTGAACGCGGCATCGCCCAATCGCGACCTGGCGGTCGAGCTGCTGGAGAACTACCTGCTGACCGAGGAGGGGCTGGCTACCTGGAACGCAAACGGCGCGCTTGGCGCGCTGGCCGACGAATCCGCCGCCGCGGCCCAGGACGACGCCAATATCGCCGGCATGCTGGAGATCGCGGCGACTGGCGTGCCCATGCCCTCGAATGCCGAGATGGGCGCCTATTGGGCGGCGATGCAGCCGGCGCTTACGAACATCGTCACCGGTGCCCAGACCGCCGAGGCGGCGCTGAACGACGCCGCAGCCCGGATTCTGGGCGAACGCTGA
- the malF gene encoding maltose ABC transporter permease MalF, giving the protein MSTGAGRSRSRAWPRLLAVTIVTVVLLWAAFTLYTVGQPLLGAIILGLATGFAVIFGSDRFYGSRFIFPGIAAVLVFIAFPVIYTIYIGFTNYSSSNLLTYPRTIEVLTARGTVDQTTEQPFAIAADDGEYRIWLPESGLLSDPVTLTEEETAALSPAPAPQALLDRREAIALRDGLSRLTLETPDGQLIRNAGLRSFALVIPDYVQTGPDQLTRNDGQVLTANHDIGFFQTEDGQAVSPGWRVNVGLANFERIFTSAGIRGPTVEIFLWTFVFAGLSVTLCFAVGLLLAVILQWEHLRLKPVYRVLLILPYAVPSFISILVFRGLFNQNFGEINLILEALFGLRPNWFTDATLARTMVVIVNTWLGYPYMMLLAMGFLQSVPEDHKKAAVLEGASSIRVFFTITLPQIIPPFLPLLIAAFAFNFNNLVLIFLLTRGLPDIPGTVIPAGKTDILASFTYRLAFDNAGQQFGLAGAITLLIFVVVAAISYANFVAMRRAAARRLGRSA; this is encoded by the coding sequence ATGTCGACAGGGGCCGGACGGTCACGATCGCGCGCATGGCCGCGCCTGCTGGCCGTGACCATCGTCACGGTGGTGCTACTATGGGCGGCCTTCACGCTCTATACCGTGGGCCAGCCGCTGCTGGGCGCGATCATCCTGGGGCTGGCGACGGGCTTTGCGGTGATCTTCGGATCGGACCGCTTCTATGGCAGTCGGTTCATCTTTCCGGGCATCGCGGCGGTCCTGGTCTTCATCGCCTTTCCGGTGATCTACACGATCTATATCGGCTTCACGAATTACAGCTCGTCGAACCTGCTGACCTATCCGCGCACGATCGAGGTGCTGACCGCGCGCGGCACGGTCGACCAGACGACCGAACAGCCCTTCGCCATCGCGGCCGATGACGGTGAATACCGCATCTGGCTGCCCGAAAGCGGGCTGCTGTCCGACCCCGTCACCTTGACCGAGGAGGAGACAGCCGCCCTGTCCCCCGCGCCCGCGCCCCAGGCCCTGCTGGACCGGCGCGAGGCGATCGCCCTGCGCGACGGGCTGTCGCGCCTGACGCTGGAGACGCCGGACGGCCAGCTGATCCGCAATGCGGGCCTGCGCAGCTTTGCGCTGGTCATCCCCGATTACGTCCAGACCGGCCCCGACCAGCTGACCCGCAATGACGGGCAGGTGCTGACCGCCAATCACGATATCGGCTTCTTCCAGACCGAGGACGGCCAGGCGGTCTCGCCCGGCTGGCGGGTGAATGTCGGGCTGGCCAATTTCGAACGCATCTTCACATCCGCCGGGATCCGCGGCCCCACGGTCGAGATCTTCCTGTGGACCTTCGTCTTCGCGGGCCTGTCGGTGACGCTCTGCTTTGCGGTGGGGCTGCTGCTGGCGGTGATTCTGCAATGGGAACATCTGCGCTTGAAGCCGGTCTACCGGGTGCTGCTGATCCTGCCCTATGCGGTGCCGTCCTTCATCTCGATCCTGGTGTTCCGCGGCCTGTTCAACCAGAATTTCGGCGAGATCAACCTGATCCTGGAGGCGCTGTTCGGCCTTCGCCCCAACTGGTTCACCGATGCCACATTGGCGCGGACCATGGTGGTGATCGTGAACACCTGGCTGGGCTATCCCTACATGATGCTGCTGGCGATGGGGTTCCTGCAATCGGTCCCCGAGGATCACAAGAAGGCCGCCGTGCTGGAGGGCGCCTCGTCGATCCGGGTCTTCTTCACCATCACCCTGCCCCAGATCATCCCGCCCTTCCTGCCCCTGCTGATCGCGGCCTTCGCCTTCAACTTCAACAACCTGGTGCTGATCTTCCTGCTGACGCGCGGCCTGCCCGACATTCCGGGCACCGTCATCCCGGCGGGCAAGACCGACATCCTGGCCTCGTTCACCTATCGGCTGGCCTTCGACAATGCGGGCCAGCAATTCGGGCTGGCGGGGGCGATCACGCTGCTGATCTTCGTGGTGGTCGCCGCCATCAGCTATGCCAATTTCGTCGCCATGCGCCGCGCCGCCGCGCGCCGCCTCGGCCGGTCCGCCTGA
- the malG gene encoding maltose ABC transporter permease MalG: MIVERPRDLRIKKILAHGFLLIFLALILFPFLMVLSISFREGNFAVGSLIPENPTLEHWVLAFGFDYTRANGDVVSPPYPVLLWMWNSIKVGVIAGLGVLAIATISAYSFSRIRIRGKGAMLDTLFLIQMFPTTLALVAIFAIFDALGDVTPILGLNSHVALILIYLSGVTLHIWTIKGYFDSIDRALDNAAAIDGATPWQTFRYVFLPLAVPIMAVVFVLAFIGFINDYPIASVLIRSESQMTLAVGARLYLNEFRYLWGNFAAAAILSGLPITIVFLIAQRYLVRGLSDGAVKG, from the coding sequence ATGATCGTCGAGCGTCCCCGCGACCTGCGCATCAAGAAGATCCTGGCCCATGGCTTCCTGCTGATCTTTCTGGCGCTGATCCTGTTTCCCTTTCTGATGGTCCTGTCGATCAGCTTCCGCGAAGGGAATTTCGCCGTCGGATCGCTGATCCCCGAGAACCCGACGCTGGAACATTGGGTCCTGGCCTTCGGCTTCGATTACACCCGCGCCAACGGTGATGTGGTCTCGCCACCCTATCCTGTGCTGCTGTGGATGTGGAACTCGATCAAGGTCGGGGTCATCGCGGGGCTGGGCGTGCTGGCGATCGCCACGATCTCGGCCTATTCCTTCAGTCGCATCCGCATCCGCGGCAAGGGGGCGATGCTGGACACGCTGTTCCTGATCCAGATGTTCCCCACGACGCTGGCCTTGGTGGCGATCTTCGCGATCTTCGACGCTTTGGGCGACGTGACGCCGATCCTGGGGCTGAACAGCCATGTGGCGCTGATCCTGATCTATCTGTCGGGGGTGACGCTGCATATCTGGACGATCAAGGGCTATTTCGATTCCATCGACCGGGCGCTGGACAATGCCGCGGCCATCGACGGGGCCACGCCCTGGCAGACCTTCCGATACGTGTTCCTGCCCTTGGCGGTGCCGATCATGGCGGTGGTCTTCGTGCTGGCCTTCATCGGCTTCATCAATGACTACCCCATCGCATCGGTGCTGATCCGGTCGGAAAGCCAGATGACCCTGGCCGTCGGCGCCCGGCTCTATCTGAACGAGTTCCGATATCTGTGGGGCAATTTCGCGGCGGCCGCGATCCTGTCGGGCCTGCCCATCACGATCGTCTTCCTGATCGCGCAACGATACCTGGTCCGCGGCCTCAGCGACGGCGCCGTCAAGGGCTGA
- a CDS encoding carbohydrate porin, which produces MKPIIATAAFCAAMGSTAVLAESPFSTTGYLRIGVGESDGGDLAAMQLNGAWAKYRLGNEDDFYGEFGVGLDAPLNNGSSVIGGIRYHVAGDSNDLTDRGSFDASLALREAWLGYRGLGAGAFEEAAVWAGRRYYKRKDIHINDFYYESYSNFDGYGLGVEDIALGFGKLSLAGFRERFNRVHTYDARIEDMPLAENWTGEVGLAFADARGDATGDNGFALRGHVQRNDFFGGYIKGSLMFSNGAAFGFSADGAPDVGKDRSLSRAQVHGLVPVADRTELFFVGLHQVDDNDGDKSKWSSVGIRPHYALSDNFAIATEIGYDRVSDEGGSRDLLKGTLAGIYTFGQSGFWDRPQLRAYVTRGSWSDVGAISKQAAYGTDTAGTSVGLQLETWF; this is translated from the coding sequence ATGAAACCGATCATTGCGACCGCCGCGTTCTGCGCGGCCATGGGCAGCACCGCCGTTCTGGCGGAATCGCCCTTCAGCACCACCGGCTATCTGCGCATCGGCGTGGGCGAAAGCGATGGCGGCGATCTGGCCGCTATGCAGCTGAACGGCGCATGGGCCAAGTACCGCTTGGGCAACGAGGATGATTTCTACGGCGAATTCGGCGTGGGCCTCGATGCGCCCTTGAACAACGGCAGCTCGGTGATCGGCGGCATCCGCTATCATGTGGCGGGCGACAGCAACGACCTGACCGATCGCGGCAGCTTCGATGCCAGCCTGGCCCTGCGCGAGGCCTGGCTGGGCTATCGCGGCCTGGGCGCCGGCGCCTTCGAGGAAGCCGCGGTCTGGGCCGGCCGGCGCTACTACAAGCGCAAGGACATCCATATCAACGACTTCTACTATGAAAGCTATTCCAACTTCGACGGCTACGGGCTTGGGGTCGAGGATATCGCGCTCGGCTTTGGCAAGCTGTCGCTGGCGGGTTTCCGCGAGCGGTTCAACCGCGTGCATACCTATGACGCCCGCATCGAGGACATGCCGCTCGCCGAAAACTGGACCGGCGAGGTCGGCCTGGCGTTCGCCGATGCGCGTGGGGATGCGACGGGCGACAACGGCTTTGCCCTGCGCGGTCATGTGCAGCGCAACGATTTCTTCGGCGGCTACATAAAGGGCAGCCTGATGTTTTCCAACGGCGCGGCCTTCGGCTTTTCCGCCGACGGGGCGCCGGATGTCGGCAAGGACCGCTCGCTCAGCCGGGCGCAGGTGCATGGGCTCGTGCCCGTGGCGGACCGGACCGAGCTGTTCTTCGTGGGGCTGCACCAGGTCGACGACAATGACGGCGACAAATCGAAATGGAGCTCGGTCGGCATCCGCCCGCATTACGCGCTGAGCGACAATTTCGCCATCGCGACCGAGATCGGCTATGACCGCGTCAGCGATGAGGGCGGCAGCCGCGACCTGCTGAAGGGCACGCTGGCCGGGATCTACACCTTCGGGCAGAGCGGCTTCTGGGACCGCCCGCAGCTGCGCGCCTATGTGACGCGCGGATCCTGGAGCGATGTCGGCGCCATCTCCAAGCAGGCGGCCTATGGCACGGACACGGCCGGAACCTCGGTCGGGCTGCAGCTGGAAACCTGGTTCTGA
- a CDS encoding OmpA family protein: MRRIIHNSTAVAACLSLLAPHLAMAQPLTAGAAQDRAPSPLVLAQAQTEAEQADLPPLVPAEEAVEDEDDATDEAEDGPQDGGDLYQGMTDPEAEAPAESEPEAEPVEEPQPEPAPVEEPAEEPETPAEPEAMTEEDPVEEEAADEAAPEETPAEAPAAEAQAAEAQAAEAQTAPESSAAPRARPQREEGTRPGNRPERAAPAESNDDADDLAEALRAQEDAPAETTATEDQPTEATSADDAEDQPAEAAQADKADDSSIVDDLAEALRGQSGAAATAGALALAAGSVQAERSQSLPGLANVLSGEVDAGLTAESLTCLDGSAFPCADGGRAMTPSGVVVETNGAGELRLAPVEAQMYRVGQNGQMQLRAAEEDTPETEISREAAEAATPSSAAALEAEEGTGEVTEEQVTEENSRSSGEDFTTNLRDALAASGVQGQQSQDSGDNNNLRNALLLGLGALAVGSYLNNNRQVALSAPDRVVVTRPDGSQEVIRDDVALLRQPGSTVTTENFDDGSSRTIVTRADGSRIVTIRDANLQVLRRTLVSADGTTTRLIDDTVDVQPVNVAQLPPAATPVQTSTQPLNEEQLREALLRESSFDRRFTLSQIRNIPEVRALVAPVNIDAITFDTGSAAIRADQAQSLQSLGRTIQDAVAANPREIFLIEGHTDTVGSDAANLALSDRRAESVALALAEYFDVPPENMVTQGYGEQFLRIRAEGDIRENRRASVRRITDLLAQ, from the coding sequence ATGCGCCGGATCATCCACAACTCCACGGCTGTCGCCGCCTGCCTGTCGCTGCTGGCGCCGCATCTGGCGATGGCACAGCCGCTGACCGCGGGCGCGGCCCAGGATCGCGCGCCCAGCCCGCTGGTCCTGGCCCAGGCCCAGACCGAGGCCGAGCAGGCCGACCTGCCCCCGCTGGTCCCCGCCGAGGAGGCCGTCGAAGACGAGGACGACGCCACCGACGAGGCCGAGGACGGCCCGCAGGATGGCGGCGATCTCTATCAGGGCATGACCGACCCGGAGGCCGAGGCCCCCGCCGAGTCGGAACCCGAGGCCGAGCCCGTCGAGGAACCCCAGCCCGAGCCCGCCCCCGTGGAAGAGCCCGCCGAAGAGCCTGAGACCCCCGCCGAGCCCGAGGCGATGACCGAGGAGGACCCCGTTGAGGAGGAGGCCGCCGATGAGGCCGCCCCCGAGGAGACCCCGGCAGAAGCCCCCGCCGCCGAAGCTCAGGCCGCCGAAGCTCAGGCCGCCGAAGCTCAGACCGCGCCCGAATCCTCGGCCGCGCCGCGCGCCCGTCCGCAGCGCGAGGAAGGCACGCGCCCCGGCAACCGCCCCGAGCGTGCTGCCCCAGCCGAATCCAATGACGACGCGGATGACCTGGCCGAGGCCCTGCGCGCGCAGGAGGATGCCCCCGCCGAGACCACCGCGACCGAGGACCAGCCCACCGAGGCGACTTCCGCCGATGACGCCGAGGACCAGCCCGCCGAGGCGGCCCAGGCCGACAAGGCCGATGACAGCAGCATCGTCGACGACCTGGCCGAGGCCCTGCGCGGCCAGTCAGGCGCAGCTGCGACCGCCGGTGCCTTGGCGCTTGCCGCGGGCAGCGTCCAGGCCGAGCGGTCCCAGTCCCTGCCGGGCCTGGCCAATGTCCTGTCGGGCGAGGTCGATGCCGGCCTGACCGCCGAATCGCTGACCTGCCTCGACGGCAGCGCCTTCCCCTGCGCCGATGGCGGCCGGGCGATGACCCCCTCGGGCGTCGTGGTCGAGACGAACGGCGCGGGCGAGCTGCGCCTGGCCCCGGTCGAGGCGCAGATGTACCGCGTCGGCCAGAACGGCCAGATGCAGCTGCGCGCAGCCGAAGAGGACACCCCGGAAACCGAGATCAGCCGCGAGGCCGCCGAGGCCGCGACCCCGTCCTCGGCCGCCGCGCTGGAGGCCGAGGAAGGCACTGGCGAGGTCACCGAGGAACAGGTGACCGAGGAGAACAGCCGCTCCTCGGGCGAGGATTTCACCACCAACCTGCGCGACGCGCTGGCCGCCTCGGGCGTCCAGGGCCAGCAGAGCCAGGACAGCGGTGACAACAACAACCTGCGCAACGCCCTGCTGCTGGGTCTGGGTGCGCTGGCGGTCGGGTCCTACCTGAACAACAACCGCCAGGTCGCCCTATCGGCGCCCGACCGCGTGGTCGTCACCCGCCCGGATGGCAGCCAGGAGGTCATTCGCGACGACGTGGCGCTGCTGCGCCAGCCCGGCTCCACCGTCACAACCGAGAATTTCGACGACGGATCGTCGCGCACGATCGTGACCCGCGCCGATGGCAGCCGCATCGTGACCATCCGCGACGCGAACCTGCAGGTCCTGCGCCGCACGCTGGTTTCGGCCGATGGCACCACGACGCGGCTGATCGACGACACGGTCGACGTCCAGCCCGTCAACGTGGCCCAGCTGCCCCCGGCGGCAACCCCGGTCCAGACCAGCACCCAGCCCCTGAACGAGGAGCAGCTGCGCGAGGCCCTGCTGCGCGAATCGAGCTTCGACCGCCGCTTCACCCTGTCGCAGATCCGCAACATCCCCGAGGTGCGGGCGCTGGTCGCGCCGGTCAATATCGACGCGATCACCTTCGACACCGGGTCGGCCGCGATCCGCGCCGATCAGGCGCAGAGCCTGCAATCCCTGGGCCGCACGATCCAGGATGCCGTCGCCGCCAACCCGCGCGAGATCTTCCTGATCGAGGGTCACACCGACACGGTCGGATCGGACGCCGCCAACCTGGCCCTGTCGGACCGCCGCGCGGAATCCGTGGCCTTGGCCTTGGCGGAATATTTCGACGTTCCGCCGGAGAACATGGTGACCCAAGGCTATGGCGAGCAGTTCCTGCGCATCCGCGCCGAAGGCGACATTCGCGAGAACCGTCGCGCCTCGGTCCGCCGGATCACCGACCTGCTGGCGCAGTAA
- a CDS encoding ferredoxin--NADP reductase, which produces MTLDLPVTNADAPTKTLPDAQTVTAVTKWTDSLFSFRVTRPASLRFRSGEFVMIGLPGDNGKPILRAYSIASPNWDDELEFYSIIVPDGPLTSRLQHIKPGDQIILRPKPVGTLVLDALLPGKRLWFLATGTGIAPFASLMRDPETYERYEQVIMMHTCRTAEELTYGAQLVQNLRDDPLLSELYGEDFASRLLYYPTTTREETPLMGRITDNLASGKVLADLGLPPIDPAQDRAMICGSLAFNVDVKAVLEGFGMNEGANSDPREFVVEKAFVGEGV; this is translated from the coding sequence ATGACCCTGGATTTGCCCGTGACGAATGCCGACGCCCCCACCAAGACGCTGCCGGATGCGCAGACCGTTACCGCGGTGACGAAATGGACCGACAGCCTGTTCTCGTTCCGGGTGACGCGGCCAGCCAGCCTGCGCTTCCGGTCGGGCGAATTCGTGATGATCGGCCTGCCGGGCGATAACGGCAAGCCGATCCTGCGGGCCTATTCCATCGCCTCGCCCAATTGGGATGACGAGCTGGAATTCTATTCCATCATCGTGCCGGACGGGCCGCTGACCTCGCGGCTGCAGCATATCAAGCCGGGCGACCAGATCATCCTGCGCCCGAAACCCGTCGGCACCCTGGTCCTCGACGCGCTGCTGCCGGGCAAGCGGTTGTGGTTTCTGGCCACCGGCACCGGCATCGCGCCCTTTGCCAGCCTGATGCGCGACCCCGAGACCTATGAGCGCTACGAGCAGGTCATCATGATGCATACCTGCCGCACCGCCGAGGAGCTGACCTACGGCGCCCAGCTGGTCCAGAACCTGCGCGACGACCCGCTGCTGAGCGAGCTCTACGGCGAGGATTTCGCCAGCCGCCTGCTCTATTATCCGACCACCACGCGCGAGGAGACGCCGCTGATGGGTCGGATCACGGACAACCTGGCCTCGGGCAAGGTGCTGGCCGATCTGGGCCTGCCGCCGATCGACCCGGCCCAAGACCGCGCGATGATCTGCGGCAGCCTAGCCTTCAATGTCGACGTCAAGGCCGTGCTGGAGGGTTTCGGCATGAACGAGGGCGCCAATTCCGATCCGCGCGAATTCGTGGTCGAAAAGGCCTTCGTCGGCGAAGGCGTCTGA